The following are from one region of the Streptomyces fradiae genome:
- a CDS encoding bifunctional MaoC family dehydratase N-terminal/OB-fold nucleic acid binding domain-containing protein, which yields MSTDDVDALYEALKGFEGRSTSAASLGKDPVNEPMIRHWCEAMGDAHPAYRGPDAVAPPTMLQAWTMGGLSGHPDRAGAYEELSTLLDAAGCTSIVATDCEQEYLRPLRPGDTITFDAVIESVSPRKTTKLGTGHFITTRMDIRADGELAGTHRFRVLKYAPAQQKGETKPQRPRPVVNRDNAGFWDGVAGHRLLVQRCADCATLRFPWLPGCNACGSCAWDTVEASGAGTVYSYVVMHHPPFPAFDPPYAVALVELAEGVRMIGNVVGVPYDKVRIGMPVRLEFTRVDEDLELPMWRAESGS from the coding sequence ATGAGCACCGACGACGTCGACGCGCTGTACGAGGCGCTCAAGGGCTTCGAGGGGCGCTCCACCTCCGCCGCCTCCCTCGGCAAGGACCCCGTCAACGAGCCCATGATCCGGCACTGGTGCGAGGCCATGGGCGACGCCCATCCCGCCTATCGCGGGCCCGACGCCGTCGCGCCGCCCACCATGCTGCAGGCGTGGACCATGGGCGGGCTCTCCGGACATCCGGACCGAGCGGGCGCGTACGAGGAGCTGTCCACCCTCCTCGACGCCGCCGGCTGCACCTCGATCGTCGCCACCGACTGCGAGCAGGAGTACCTCCGCCCGCTCCGCCCCGGCGACACGATCACCTTCGACGCCGTCATCGAGTCCGTCTCGCCGCGCAAGACCACCAAGCTCGGCACCGGGCACTTCATCACCACCCGCATGGACATCCGCGCCGACGGCGAACTCGCCGGCACCCACCGCTTCCGCGTCCTCAAGTACGCCCCCGCCCAGCAGAAAGGAGAAACGAAACCCCAGCGGCCCCGCCCCGTCGTCAACCGCGACAACGCCGGCTTCTGGGACGGCGTCGCCGGGCACCGCCTCCTCGTCCAGCGCTGCGCCGACTGCGCGACCCTCCGCTTCCCGTGGCTGCCCGGCTGCAACGCGTGCGGCTCGTGCGCCTGGGACACCGTCGAGGCGAGCGGCGCGGGGACGGTCTACTCGTACGTCGTCATGCACCACCCGCCCTTCCCGGCCTTCGATCCCCCTTACGCCGTCGCGCTCGTCGAACTCGCCGAGGGCGTACGGATGATCGGCAACGTCGTCGGCGTCCCGTACGACAAGGTGCGCATCGGCATGCCGGTCCGGCTGGAGTTCACGCGGGTGGACGAGGACCTCGAACTGCCCATGTGGCGGGCAGAGAGCGGGAGTTGA
- a CDS encoding acyl-CoA dehydrogenase family protein, with amino-acid sequence MHLAPTERQLRLRAELRAYFRDVMPDGPPPATATADQRALLRRIGADGWLGLGWPEEYGGQGRGPDEQFVFFDEAYRAGAPVSMVTLNTVGPTLMKYGTEDQKATLLPRILRGEAVFAIGYSEPEAGTDLASLRTKAVRDGDSWVIDGQKIFTSNAQNADWIWLACRTAPDPETPRHHGISIILVPTDAPGFSWTPIETVGGLTTTATYYDSVRVPAGNLVGPENGGWGLITNQLNHERVALAAIGMQAEDFYEVALAAARTPDPDTGRRRIDEPWVRLRAAEAHARLAATRLLNWRLVGDVGAGRLAPGDASGVKFAGTESAVEVYRMCQEIAGPAALVRTGSPGALDGGELERMNRAAQINTFGGGVSEVQREIVAMMRLGMKGRGRRR; translated from the coding sequence GTGCACCTCGCCCCGACCGAACGGCAGCTCCGGCTGCGCGCCGAGCTCCGCGCGTACTTCCGCGACGTGATGCCCGACGGACCCCCGCCCGCCACCGCCACCGCCGACCAGCGCGCCCTGCTGCGCCGCATCGGCGCCGACGGATGGCTCGGACTCGGCTGGCCCGAGGAGTACGGCGGGCAGGGCCGCGGGCCCGACGAGCAGTTCGTGTTCTTCGACGAGGCCTACCGGGCCGGTGCCCCCGTCTCCATGGTCACGCTCAACACCGTCGGCCCCACCCTCATGAAGTACGGGACCGAGGACCAGAAGGCCACCCTCCTCCCCCGCATCCTGCGCGGCGAGGCGGTCTTCGCCATCGGCTACAGCGAGCCCGAGGCCGGCACCGACCTCGCCTCGCTCCGTACCAAGGCCGTCCGGGACGGCGACTCCTGGGTGATCGACGGGCAGAAAATCTTCACCTCCAACGCCCAGAACGCCGACTGGATCTGGCTCGCCTGCCGCACCGCGCCCGACCCCGAGACCCCGCGCCACCACGGCATCTCGATCATCCTCGTCCCCACCGACGCGCCCGGCTTCTCCTGGACCCCCATCGAGACCGTCGGCGGGCTGACCACCACGGCCACCTACTACGACTCCGTGCGCGTCCCGGCCGGAAACCTCGTCGGTCCCGAGAACGGCGGCTGGGGGCTGATCACCAACCAGCTCAACCACGAGCGGGTCGCCCTCGCCGCCATCGGCATGCAGGCCGAGGACTTCTACGAGGTCGCGCTCGCCGCCGCCCGCACGCCCGACCCGGACACCGGCCGCCGCCGGATCGACGAGCCCTGGGTACGGCTCCGGGCCGCCGAGGCGCACGCCCGGCTCGCCGCCACCCGGCTGCTCAACTGGCGCCTCGTCGGCGATGTCGGCGCCGGGCGGCTCGCGCCCGGCGACGCGAGCGGCGTGAAGTTCGCCGGCACCGAATCGGCCGTCGAGGTCTACCGGATGTGCCAGGAGATCGCCGGCCCGGCCGCCCTGGTCCGCACCGGCTCGCCGGGCGCCCTCGACGGCGGCGAACTGGAGCGGATGAACCGGGCCGCCCAGATCAACACCTTCGGGGGAGGAGTGAGCGAGGTGCAGCGCGAGATCGTCGCCATGATGCGGCTCGGGATGAAGGGGAGGGGGCGGCGCCGATGA